TGTTGGAAGGCATAACGCATTAGACAAATTGATTGGAAGATCTCTTGCAAATCAATCGCTGCCATTAAATGAACATATTTTGCTTCTAAGCGGAAGAGCCAGTTTTGAGTTAATCCAAAAAGCGGCAATGGCGGGAATTTCTATTATTGCTTCTATTGGCGCTCCATCCAGTTTGGCCGTAGAACTAGCGACAGAGTTTAATATTACACTTTTAGGATTTCTAAAAGAAGACCGATTGAATATATACAACTCATCGGAACAAACCGTAATCCTAACACAATAGCCATTAAACCATAATACAATGAAGAAAGATCTACAACAAAAAACAGATGATTTAAGCCATAAATTACCTGAAGCGGAAAATCCGTACCAGCTTTCGAAACTTAAATTAACAAAAGTAGAAAAATGGGCTGCTGGCGTTCCTGCGGTTATGGCTGCGGTAAGCGATCTTATAGAAGATAAAACCATTCTAAGAGGCGGAAAAGCTTTGTTCAAGATGAATCAAATGGGCGGTTTTGACTGTTCCAGCTGCGCATGGCCAGATCCTGATGATGATCGATCTCCTTTGGGCGAATATTGTGAAAATGGAGCAAAAGCTTTGGCTGAAGAAGCTACAACCAAAAAAGTTGATGCTGCTTTCTTTAAAGAAAACTCTGTTTACAGCCTTTCAAAATTGGACGATTACCAAATTGGAAAAATGGGAAGATTGACCGAGCCGATGTATTTGCCTGTTGGCGGTACACATTATCAGCCCATAAGTTGGAATGAGGCTTTTACAAAAATTGCTTCCCATTTAAATGCGCTTGAATCTCCAAATGAAGCGGCCTTTTATACTTCGGGAAGAACCAGTAATGAAGCTTCCTTTCTTTATCAGCTTTTTGCAAAAGAATTTGGAACCAATAATATGCCAGATTGTTCCAATATGTGCCACGAAACCTCTGGAACAGCTTTGAAAACTACAATCGGAATTGGAAAAGGAACGGTTACTTTAGAAGATTTTTATGATACCGATGTGATTGTGATAATCGGACAGAATCCAGGAACAAATGCTCCAAGAATGCTGAGTGCTTTAGAAAAGGGCAAAAAAAATGGTGCAAAAATTATTGCCGTTAATCCGTTACCCGAAGCTGGCTTAATGGGATTCCATAATCCGCAAGCTATAAAAGGGATAATTGGATCAGGCGGAAAACTTACCGATCTTTTTCTTCCAATAAAAATTAACGGCGATATGGCACTTTTAAAAGCTATTGAACTTTTGCTAATTGAATTGGAAAAGAAAAACCCAGGTGAAGTTTTTGATCATGAATTTATCAAAGACAAAACAACTGGTTTTGAAAATTTTGAGAAACAGTTTGAAAATTTAGACTTGGATCATCTTGCCTTTCTATCTGGAGTTCCAAAAGATTTAATTATCGAAGCTGCAGAAATACTGGCTTTCAAAAAAAGAATTATCATTTGCTGGGGAATGGGACTTACCCAGCAGCCAAATGGTGTCGATATGATCCGAGAGATTGTTAATATTTTATTGATTAAAGGAAGTATTGGTAAACCCGGCGCAGGAGTCTGTCCCGTTCGCGGACACAGTAATGTTCAAGGAAACAGAACCATGCTTATTGATGAAAAACCTACAAATGAACAATTAGATCGTCTTCAAACTTACTTTGGATTTAATCCGCCGAGAAATCATGGTTATGATGTGGTTGGAACGATAAAAGCGATTCATGACGAGAAAGTAAAATTTATGTTCTGCATGGGCGGTAATTTTCTATCGGCGGCACCAGATACGACTTATACCGCAGAAGCATTTCGAAAACTGAAACTGCTGGTATGCGTCTCAACAAAACTCAACAGAGGCCATCTGGTACATGGAAAAGAATCACTTATCCTTCCTACGCTTTCCCGAAGTGATATGGATATCGTTAACGGAGAAGTGCAGATTATCAGTACAGAAAATTCTATGGGCGTGGTGCAGTCTTCAAAAGGCGTGCTTAAACCTATCTCGGATCAGTTGATAAACGAAACTCAAATTGTCTGCCGAATGGCAATGGCGGTTCTTGGAGATAAATCAGTTATCGACTGGAAGCGATACCACAACAGTTATAATGATGTGAGAGAAGCTATTGAAAATTGCATTCCAGGTTTTGAAAATTACAATAGTAGAGTTCGCGAAAAAGGCGGTTTTTATTTGCCTAATGCTCCTCGTCATGGTCAATTTACTGCTAAAGAATCAGCTGATCGTGCGGCATTTACTTTAACAGAAATTCCAGATAATGAATTGGAACCAGATGAATATATGATGGCCACAACTCGTACGCATGACCAGTTTAATACTACTATTTATGGTATGGATGACCGCTATAGGGGAATAAAAAATGAACGCCGTGTTATTTTCATGAATCAAAATGATATTGATAAAGCAGGATTTAAAGCGGGAGACAAAGTAGATCTCTTTAATTATAATGATGGCATAGAAAGAATTGCACCTTTATTCCTTATTGTTTCTTATCAAATTCCAGAGCGAAATACGGTCACTTATTTTCCTGAAACCAATGTTTTGGTTTCTGTAAATAATGTAGTGAAAGAAAGCAATATGCCAGCTTCTAAATACGTAAAAATAAAAGTAAAAAAACACGATCCTGCCATTTACGAAAAGATAAAACACATGTAATTCTTTTCAATACGATATGTTTAGCGGAAGACTTTTAGTAGCGTTTCTCTTAAATTAAGAAAACAAAAAATCATTACTTAATCTAGGTTAATCGACTGCTCTACTCTTCCTATATAAATTTGTCAAAGAAATCTAAGTCAAATAAAAAATGATAAAAACTTAGAATTTAACGACAATACCAAAATTAGGATACTCTTAATTTTATTAATCTTAAAACAAAAAAAATGAGCACAATTACAGTAAAAGACGGAACAGAAATTTATTATAAAGATTGGGGAACAGGACAACCTATCGTTTTTCACCACGGATGGCCTTTATCAGCAGACGACTGGGATGCGCAAATGATGTTTTTCTTAAAACAAGGATATAGAGTTATTGCTCATGACAGACGCGGACACGGTCGTTCTGGTCAAAGTTCTGAAGGCAACAATATGGAAACCTATGCTGCAGACGTAGCAGAATTGACCGCAGCACTAGACTTAAAAGATGCGATTCATATTGGCCACTCAACTGGCGGAGGGGAAGTAATTCGTTACGCAGCAAAATATGGAAAAGGACGTGTTTCTAAAGCCATTATTATTAGTGCTGTTACGCCAATCATGATCAAAAATGAGGCAAATCCTGATGGTGTCCCATTGTCTGTTTTTGACGAAATTAGAGAAGGAACGGGATTTAGCAGAGCACAATATTTTTATGATTTCCCAATCGCTTTCTACGGATGGAACCGCGAAGGAAAAACAATTCAAGAAGGTATCAAACACAATTGGTGGCGTCAAGGAATGATGGGTTCTGTACTGGCTCACTATGAAGGTATTAAAGCTTTCTCTGAATCCGATTTCACAGAAGATTTGAAAAGTTTAGACATACCTGTATTGGTTCTTCACGGAGAAGATGATCAGATCGTACCATATAATCAGGCTCCTAAAGCTGCAGCTCTTTTGAAAAATGGAAAATTAATTTCTTATCCTGGATTTCCTCATGGTATGCCTACAACAGAGGCAGAAACTATTAATAAAGATATTTTAGAATTTATCAAATCTTAAATATATCCTGATTTTTTAAATAAAAGCCTCCAGTCTACATTTTGATTCTGGAGGTTTTTATTTTTGATTTCTTTGATGATCTGTTGTCTAAAAATTAAATTGTTTTCGTGTTTAAACATTTGATATCATAATCGAATAACAAAATAGATAAAACTTTACTCATAACAAATATGTAAAGCAGTAAATCAAATTTTGTGGCAAATTCGTAGCATATGAGATTTGGAGTGGATATCTTTTTTGACGCAAAAATTTAAGGAAGTTTTTAATAAAAGAATTTAACTATCTGCTTTTTGATACTACATTTTTCACTCAATCCCCAACAGGACATCCAAACCAAATTCTTTAAGCTAATGCAAGACAGCCTTTACCAGTAGTAAGCCAATCTCTTCAAATCTTCCATAAAATTTATAGAAATTTGTCCTGTCCCCGTCACAAAGCCAAATGGCGCCAATTGAAGACAATTGGCGCCATTTTTTATTACTCTATAAATAACTTAACTCGTTTTTGTTGATCAAAACAAAAGCCTTTGGATTGATAGAACTAACGCATTAAAAACCAGCTTTTCTATATGCTGGTCCATTATATTCTATATCCGCCCGAAACTTCTATTCGCTGCGCATTAATCCATTTGGAATCATCAGAACAAAGAAAGGCTACTACACTTCCAATATCATCGGGCAAGCCGACTCTTGCTAAAGCAGTTTCAGAAGCCAGATGTTTATTCAAATCTGAAATATCACGTACAACACCCCCGCCAAAATCAGTTTCAATAGCCCCTGGAGCTACGGAATTGACTCTTATTTTTCTGCTTCCCAATTCCAATGCCTGGTATCTTGATAATGAATCGACTGCAGCTTTCATCGCGCCATAAACGGAATATCCAGCAAAAGAAAATCTTGCCAGACCGGAAGACGTATTTACGATGCTGCTGCCGTCATTCAGTAATGGTAATAGTTTTTGAGTTAAGAAATATGGGCCTTTGAAATGGATATTTGTCATTGCATCCAAAATTTCTTCTGTTGTTGTTTCAAAACTTTGGTTAATTCCGATACCCGCATTGTTTACTAGCGCATCTAATTTTGCAGAAGAAAATTGAGCATCTAAAACATCTTTTACTTCAGTTACAAATTGGTCAAAACCGGCAGTTGAAGAAATGTCCAAAGGCAATGAAAACGCTTTTTGTCCAATAGTTTCAATTTCTTTTACCACCTGGTCCGCAAATTCTTTTTTGGTCTGATAGGTAAGGATGATATGAAATCCTTTTTTCGCCAGCTGTAAAGCCGAATCTTTTCCAAGTCCGCGACTTGCGCCTGTTACTAATGCTATTTTATTTTGATTGTTTGACATTTTTTATTGTTTTTAACTTTGTGTATTTTTAAATAATTCTTTATTCAGTATATCTCTTACTTTTTTTATGATATTTACCACTTTTAATTTAATATGTTTGCCCTGAATTCATTTGGCGCGCTCCCTACTTCTTTTTTAAAAAGGCGTGAAAAATAAGTCGTATTTTCGAAACCAAGCAGATGAGAAATTTCAGTTATATTCAGTTCGCCTTCGGTCAGTAAGTTTTTTGCCTCGCCGATTAGAAAAAGATGAATAAGCTCCAGGGCAGTCTTTCCTGTTTCCTGTTTGAGCAAATCAGTTAAATAACGGGAAGATATATTCAACTTTTCTGCCATGAGAGATACCGTTGGTAATCCAATATTTTTTGTTTTTCTTTCTTCAAAATTAGCAGCAAGCAAAGCGTTAAACTTCGTAACTGTAGAACCGGTGAGCTCTGTACGGTTTATAAACTGCCTTTTATAAAAGCGCTGTGAATATTTAAGCATGGAATCCAGATGACTTACGATAATAGCTTTGCTGAGTTCATCAGTATTGTTGTTGTACTCTTTTTCAATATTGAAATACAGATTCCAAATGATATCCTCCTCGGCAGGTGAAAGATGTAAAGCCTCATTAACCTCGTAATCAAAATAACTATATTTCCTGATTTCGTTGTAAAGGACTGTTCCCGGTAAAAAGTCTTCATGAATCATAATTAGAAATCCCTTTTCCTCTAGTTCCACATTTTTAAAGACTACTTTCTGCTGGGGCTTTGTAAAGGACATGGAGCCGCGGTCATGGTCATATTTTGTTTTGCCATACTGCATGCTTCCAGATTTCAATTTTTTAAATCCTATAATATAAAATTCAGATGAAAACTCTAGAATACTATTACCGCTGCAACTGTCCCGTTCACCATATACGGCACTAAAGAGCGGGTGCTGGGGAGGTTTGATATCGAGCGCTTCATGCAGATCGCTGATTTTTTTGAAATGTATCATTGTTCTTAATTGTAAAAACAGATCCGGTAAATTTAGATTCTGCTAATTTAAACTTCCATTAACCATGTGCCGCCACCGACACATCCTGCCATGATTCCCATGTTTTCAGTCTTTCTGAGTAAGTGTGCTGCACCCAGGGAAAAGCAGTTTTTCCCAGCAGTAATCTGAGTGGCGGATTTTCAGAATAAACAAGCTTGACAAGAGCTTTGGCAGTGGCTGCAGGGTTACCTGAATCCTGCTCGCCAGCATGCTGATAAAAATCTTTTCGTACACCGTCGTAAACTGGTATTGATTCGCTGAGTGCAAGAGAAGTGGTCCCGAAGAAATCTGTAGAAAAACCACCTGGTTCTACTATGGTAACTTTAATGCCAAATCCGCTTACTTCACCCGCGAGTGTTTCAGTAAGGCCTTCAACAGCGAATTTTGTTGCACTATACAGCCCCATTAATGATACCGTATTCAAACCCAGCGCACTTGAAAGCTGAATGATATGTCCTGATTTTTGCTGGCGCATGATAGGCAGAACTGCCTGAATAGTCCATAATGATCCCAGTACATTAGTTTCAAACTGAGTTCTTACGTCCTGCTCTTTTAATTCCTCTACTGCCCCTATGTGTCCAAAACCGGCATTGTTTATTAACACGTCGATACTGCCAAAGTGCTTTTTTGCAGTTTCAATTGCCTCAAAACTTTCGTTTCGATCAGTAACATCAAGTTTTAGCACTAAAAGAGATGATGAAAATTCTTTATTAAGCTTGGTTAGTGTTTCAGGATTGCGAACAGCCGCAACTACATTATCGCCGCGTTTTAAAAATGCCTCTGCCCAAATTCTTCCGAATCCACGGGAGGCACCTGTTATAAAAATTGTTTTTGCCATGATATTAATTCTTAATATTTTGATATGGACAAAGTTCGCACAGATAGTACAGACGGTTATGATACAAAAGTAGGCAATAATGAAACATTTTAACGGAATTGTAATGGCTCTGGTTCACTGTTTCAAAGATGAATCTAAAAAAAAACAAAATCCCATCTCATTTAGTGAGAGGGATTTTGCAGTTCAGTAATTATAATTTATTTTAACTTAGGATTTTTTTGAAACAATCCTCTATTGTATTGTACTACATCTGGATGTGATGGATAGTAAGGCAGGGCAGAAAGATCAGCTATGGCCTTATCTCTTAATGACGGTGCTGCTTCTTTTACACCATCAGATAATGCCTGTTTTAATTCTTCTTCATTAAGTTCAGTGCAGTAAGCAGGAGTTCCAGGCTGATGTCTCCAAGATTCAGAAAGTCTGCCCGAGTCAACTGCATCGTAACCGGCATCATTAACTAATGCGGCAATTACTTTTTTAGCCTGCGGATCATCACCCGCTACAGCCATTGCTATTCTGTCTTCAGCACCGCTGTTTTTTCCGCCGTTTGCCAGCGTCTCTGCCAGCAAATTATTGAAAGCTTTTACAACAGGCCTTCCCAATTGCTCGGATACCCAGATACTTTCTACTTTTCCGTTTTTAATGTCTTCAATATCGGCATCACGGAACGGATAATAATTGGATGTGTCTACCACAATTACATTTTCCGGAACGCCTGCCAGCAAATCTTTAGGCAAAGTTGGTATTGCTATAGTAGGCAGTGATAAAATAATGACATCTACATCTTTTACAACATTCTTTAGTGTTGCAGCTTCAACACCTAACTCCTCAGCACGGGTCTGTAATTTATCAGCCTGATCTGTATTATTCACTTTCACTTCATGACCGGCTTGTGCCATTTTTTTTGCGATCGTACCGCCTATTGCTCCGGTACCTATTATTCCTATTTTCATATTATATAAGTTTCATTTGTTATAATTTTCAATTTAAACCCTTGGATCAATTCCATACTGATCCGGAACTCCAAGGTGTCCGCGCAAAGTTTTGCTTTCATACTCTTTGTGGAAAAGCCCTCGCTCCTGCAGCAGCGGAACAACCTGATCAACAAAGGCATCAATTCCATCCGAATTAACATCAGGTGAAATCCAAAACCCATCCGCAGCACCGGCTTCATACCAAGCCTGCATATGATCTGCCGCTTCTACGCCCGGCCCTGCAATTACAGGATGGTAATCTATCACGCCGTGAGCAAGAATATCAAGAACGGACCAGCCTTGCCTAGCAATTTTCAATGCATTGGAAGAACGAGGATCATAAGGAGATGGACGGGCATTTTCCAGCTGTGATTCTGAAATTGGTTCATTTATCAAGGAAAGATCAAGTGGAATACCTAGCATTTTTTGCAGGTACTCAAATTTTTGTATAAGTGAACTGCCTCCTAATTGTATTCGGCGATCGAGCGCCGTGCGTCTGTCCTTCGCAATGGTGGTCATCAGTCCGGCAATGTATTTGATTTCATCCGGATCACGACCGTAACTTTTTGCTGCCGCTCTAAATGCATTACGTTGCGCTCTTGCATCTTCAATTGTAAATGCTGCACCTATTACCACATTAGCAAAGCGTCCTGCCAACTGATGTGCATTGGGGCTGCCGCCTGCGTGAAAGATAATTGGCTGTCCCTGCTCTGACGGCGGAATGTATAAAGGTCCTCTTGAACCGACGTATTTACCTTGTAAATTGATTGGAAGAATCTGATCTTTCTTTGCAAACTGCCCACTGTTTTGGTTGTGTATCCAGGCATCTTTTCCCCAGCTCCCCCAAAGTGATTGAATGAGTTGGACAGCCTCATGGGCACGTCCATAACGATCTTGGCTCGACGGAATTCTTTTTCCGTAATTGGCTGCAACATCTTCCCCGCTTGATGTAATTGCATTCCATCCGGCCCTGCCATGACTCATAATGTCCAAGGCCTTAAATTGTCTGGCTAGATTAAAGGGTTCATTAAAAGTGGTTGATCCGGTAGCGACCAATCCAATATATTGAGTTTCTCTGGCAACAGCGGCGAGGGTCATCATCACATCAAGATTGAAAACGGGAGATTCAGTTTCAATATCTGTCATAACTGCACCGGGACCATCCGGCAAAAATATAAATTGAAATTTTCCACGCTCTGCAGCCTGAGCCTGCTTTACACGGATATCAAAACTCGTGTAGCTTTCGGGATCAACTCCCGGCATACGCCAAGCCCCTGATTGAGATCCGTATCCATTTCCAAGATGAAGTCCAATAAGCATTTTTCCTACAGCATTCATAAATTGAATATTTTGATTAATTATATTGCAAAATTAAACAAAATCACTTTCCTTTGTATAGCTATTTCCTAAAGGAAAGCGAAATAAATAATTTATCATGCCGAAAAAGAAACCTTATTGTGAGTGCCTAAATACCGTTAAGCCAGTACGGGACACACTTGAAGTAATTAATGGAAAATGGAAATTATCCATCATTATTTCTGTAGGTGTAGGAAACAGCCGATTTACTGAAATTCAAGAGAGCATTCCAGGATTAACTCCCAAAGTACTTTCAAAAGAACTTAAGGAACTTGAACAGCACCAGCTGATCAAACGGATTATAACGAACGATTATCCTGTCAAAATATCATATTGCTTAGAACCCTATGCAGATACCTTGACCCCTATTATCTACGCTATGAAAGATTGGGGATTAAACCATAAGAAGAAAATTTTTCAAGAAAGATAATATTGCAGAAATTTAATTACTTAGCTAATGCTTATGTTTACAAAATGTAGCTACATTTATTTTTGGCCTTTAGGTGAATATAAAATTATCTGAATAAATTTTATGCTAAAATCATGTATAAGCTGCGTAAACTCTACTTCAATCCCCAAAAGGACATCTAAACCAAATTACCAAAGCCACTGGAAGACAGATAACTACATATAATAAGCCACTTTTTCAAATCCTCCAAAAAAGATGTTGTAATTTGTCCCGTTCTTCACTTAAGGAGATAACTATTAAATAGTTGTCTCTTTTTTTATATACAAACATATAGATTTTTCAAGCCTTTACGACCTAATATTTTATGGTTCGAATTTTTCACAAGGAATCCTTAGTCTGTTCTAAATAAACAGTCTAAAGTGGCTTTATCTGAGATTTAATCGGAGCTGAACTATGGTTAGAAGTCCCGATAGGGATAAATTGAATAAGATATCTTTTATTGTTTTTTTACTGCTGGCACATTCCACTTTCCATTTATCATTTCTTCCTTTGGCCAATAAACGCGAAGCATAAAATTAAAAGGTGCTTTTGGTGCGGGCAGCCAATTATTCATTTTTTCTTTTTCAGGTGTTTCATTTTGAATATAAATATCTACAGAACCATCTTTATTTATCTTTAATGGATTTCTATCTCCAATTGAATAACGATTCAATGCATTATCATAGAAAAACCCCTTGGAATCATAAAGTGTTAAACTCCAGAACGCATTAGAAGGTGGAGTTTGCCCTTTATCAAAATGCAGAACATATTTGTGTTTTGACCCATCGTACGGGTCGCCATCTGCGTCTATTGAAGAAGAAGGATACATAGCATCCTTGTCAAGATTTGCTCCCCAGCCGGTGTATGCAATACCTGCACGAAACTTATACTTAGTACCATAATCGCCTAGCCCATGTTCCAATGACCATCCATTTATGAGCTTGCTGGAATTAAATCCATTTTTTCCCATTTCAACTTTAGCCCAATTAGGAATTACTGCTATTGAATCTTGTACAGCTTTTGAAAATTTAGAAATATCAAATTTTAATCCAGGCGCGATTCCGATTGAAGCTAATTTTTTCATTATAATAGAATCTTTACTTTGAGCAGGATTAATAACCAATAGCTTATTAAAAGTATTAAAGAAATCTACTGTTGACATTTCTATAACAACATCTCCGGGAGCCTTGCGAGGAACAGAAGGATCAACCTTTCCTTTTGGAGCTAAATACGATTTTCCGTATGAACTTAAAGGGATTATTTTATAGCCCTCTTGAATTTTTCGCACTGTAGTTGCACCATCTTCCTTACTGTTAACTTGCGTACGGCCAAGAAGTACGATCATATTAGTAGGTGCTTTTACTTGTTTAATACCTGAAGGAACATTTCCTTTCCATTCTGGTCCTGTAAGCAAATAAGTTTGTTCTTGAGGCCTGTATTTCTTTTACCTGGACAAAAAAACACGTTAGACCACGCGTCCAGCAATGGCATAAGATAGTATCTGCCATTAGTATTTGGAATTTGAAATACAAGCGGTTCTTTTTCTAAATTCATCCAACACGATGTATAATACGTGTCGACATTCATTCTGATAACAGTATGATCTTTAGCGTCAGGAAAATGACTCGCACTTACTATTTGATTAATGGGAGCCATCATTGGTCCATTATTACGAACAATTGTTTCTGTATTAACCATTAACTGCTGAGTCGAATTAAAAAGGATCATAGGATAAGCAAATTCATACGCCTCTTTAAAAGTTTGAATAATTTCCTTATCACTTAAAGTTCCTTGATTATTTTGTAAAGAACCTTTCTTATTGTTACAAGAAAAGATTACGGCAGTAAAAACAACGAAAATGACTTTTCTATTCATAAAAACATTTTTTAAATTAGTGAACTTAGCAAATCATATTATCCCTTTCAACAAATGCACGCTATTTTTGTTTATTAAAAATAACACAACACTATGATCGCTTTCCTTTTCATAATTTGGATTTACAATATAAATACTAAAATATATAGGAACGAAAATTGAAACCAATTAAAGGTAGAAAATTGTAATAATTTTACCGATAAATTATAACATTAGTATGTTGCAAATTATAATTTGCAACAAGAAAGAATTGATTTCTTATTCAACCTGTATATAAAAAGAATAAAGAGAATTATATATTATCCAATAGTATTGAAATCGAAGAGCTTTCAAAAATTAAAAATTAGAAAAATTTTACATTAATCCCCAACAGGACATCCAAACCAAATTACCAAAGCCACTGGAAGACAGATAACTACATATAATAAGCCAATTTCTTCAAATCATCCAAAAAAAATGTTGAAATTTGTCCTGTCGGGGTCACAAAGCCAAATGGCGCCAATTAAAGACAATTGGCGCCATTTTTTTATTAAACATAATTGCTGATGGACTACAGCTGAAAATTGATTTATTCCTATAGCCTTTAGCATTTTTTTTAGCCCCGATAGCAGTGGAAATCCTTCTGCGCCGGGGTTCGGCGCTAAAGATTGAAACGCATAGCGGGAACAGCTCCCAAAAAATAATATTATATACAATCTAAAAAGCCAAACAACAACAACAACAACAACAACAACAACAACAACAACAACAACAACAACAACAACAACAACAACAGTGAATAGAACAATAAAAAACCTTACAGGCTATCTGGCAGAAAACCCAAAAAAACTTTTCCTTATTGACTCTGCAGGAGCGGCCCTGACGGCATTTTTAATGTTTATAATACTGCGGCACTTTGACGCATATTTTGGAATGCCCAAAACCGTACTGGCCTGCCTCTTGGCCACGGCAGTCTGTTTTTGTATTTATTCGGCCGCGTGCTTTTTATTTTTAAAAAAGACCCCGGATACTGTTCATAAGGATTATAGGCCTTGCAAACCTGCTTTACTGCGCGGCTGTAATCGGACTTGTGATTCAATACCGCCATGTACTGACCATAATCGGGATGGGATATTTTCTGGCTGAAGCAGCAGTTATCTGCACGCTGGGCTGTATCGAGCTCAGTACGGCAAAGGAAATAAAAAAAAGAGCGGCCCGCAGCTAAACGACCAGCAGAAAAACACTGTAAATATATTGCCAGGGATAATGACGGCGGGAAATCTGTATAACATCCCCTGAAAAACACCGCAGTTATTTAAATTCTGGATGAGCCATACGGTTCGCTTTAAATTACAGGACAAGACAATAATATCCTTATTCTGCAGTTTAATACCTATGCCGTGCAGATGCGGCCAATAAACCGATAAGAAGATTCATAAAACAGCTAATCTGCTGTATTTCACAATACCGGCAGTGCCCTGCTGATAATTTAAATAAACATTTTTTGGAAGATTATGTTTATGGACAGGCCCGTCTTTATAGATCTATACTGACGGGTTTTATTTTTGCGTCCCGCAGGCCGGCCGGGGCGATATGCCCCCGCCCTTGACAGGACAGGGATTTTTATTTATTTTTGCCCTGTGAATCCTGAAGAAATCAAACGCTATTTTGAGCATAATCCACCGCCCAAGGAAGTAAGACTGGCTCCGTGGGCCAATATCACCGATACGCAGGTTTTTCTGAGTAGCTGCTACAGCACCATCAAAAACTTTAACGGTCCCGTGGACAGATGTCCGGCATGGTGGCATCTGAGGGATTTCTACCTGCTGGTAAAGAAAACCCAGAAGCCAGACGCGTCAGATCCGCAGCCTGAAGAGCTGGCTGCGGACTAAAGCCGAATGAAACAGCCCCGCACTTTTCTGCAGGGTTCTTTTATATATTA
This portion of the Flavobacterium panacagri genome encodes:
- a CDS encoding FdhF/YdeP family oxidoreductase → MKKDLQQKTDDLSHKLPEAENPYQLSKLKLTKVEKWAAGVPAVMAAVSDLIEDKTILRGGKALFKMNQMGGFDCSSCAWPDPDDDRSPLGEYCENGAKALAEEATTKKVDAAFFKENSVYSLSKLDDYQIGKMGRLTEPMYLPVGGTHYQPISWNEAFTKIASHLNALESPNEAAFYTSGRTSNEASFLYQLFAKEFGTNNMPDCSNMCHETSGTALKTTIGIGKGTVTLEDFYDTDVIVIIGQNPGTNAPRMLSALEKGKKNGAKIIAVNPLPEAGLMGFHNPQAIKGIIGSGGKLTDLFLPIKINGDMALLKAIELLLIELEKKNPGEVFDHEFIKDKTTGFENFEKQFENLDLDHLAFLSGVPKDLIIEAAEILAFKKRIIICWGMGLTQQPNGVDMIREIVNILLIKGSIGKPGAGVCPVRGHSNVQGNRTMLIDEKPTNEQLDRLQTYFGFNPPRNHGYDVVGTIKAIHDEKVKFMFCMGGNFLSAAPDTTYTAEAFRKLKLLVCVSTKLNRGHLVHGKESLILPTLSRSDMDIVNGEVQIISTENSMGVVQSSKGVLKPISDQLINETQIVCRMAMAVLGDKSVIDWKRYHNSYNDVREAIENCIPGFENYNSRVREKGGFYLPNAPRHGQFTAKESADRAAFTLTEIPDNELEPDEYMMATTRTHDQFNTTIYGMDDRYRGIKNERRVIFMNQNDIDKAGFKAGDKVDLFNYNDGIERIAPLFLIVSYQIPERNTVTYFPETNVLVSVNNVVKESNMPASKYVKIKVKKHDPAIYEKIKHM
- a CDS encoding alpha/beta fold hydrolase, which translates into the protein MSTITVKDGTEIYYKDWGTGQPIVFHHGWPLSADDWDAQMMFFLKQGYRVIAHDRRGHGRSGQSSEGNNMETYAADVAELTAALDLKDAIHIGHSTGGGEVIRYAAKYGKGRVSKAIIISAVTPIMIKNEANPDGVPLSVFDEIREGTGFSRAQYFYDFPIAFYGWNREGKTIQEGIKHNWWRQGMMGSVLAHYEGIKAFSESDFTEDLKSLDIPVLVLHGEDDQIVPYNQAPKAAALLKNGKLISYPGFPHGMPTTEAETINKDILEFIKS
- a CDS encoding SDR family NAD(P)-dependent oxidoreductase, translated to MSNNQNKIALVTGASRGLGKDSALQLAKKGFHIILTYQTKKEFADQVVKEIETIGQKAFSLPLDISSTAGFDQFVTEVKDVLDAQFSSAKLDALVNNAGIGINQSFETTTEEILDAMTNIHFKGPYFLTQKLLPLLNDGSSIVNTSSGLARFSFAGYSVYGAMKAAVDSLSRYQALELGSRKIRVNSVAPGAIETDFGGGVVRDISDLNKHLASETALARVGLPDDIGSVVAFLCSDDSKWINAQRIEVSGGYRI
- a CDS encoding helix-turn-helix domain-containing protein, with translation MIHFKKISDLHEALDIKPPQHPLFSAVYGERDSCSGNSILEFSSEFYIIGFKKLKSGSMQYGKTKYDHDRGSMSFTKPQQKVVFKNVELEEKGFLIMIHEDFLPGTVLYNEIRKYSYFDYEVNEALHLSPAEEDIIWNLYFNIEKEYNNNTDELSKAIIVSHLDSMLKYSQRFYKRQFINRTELTGSTVTKFNALLAANFEERKTKNIGLPTVSLMAEKLNISSRYLTDLLKQETGKTALELIHLFLIGEAKNLLTEGELNITEISHLLGFENTTYFSRLFKKEVGSAPNEFRANILN
- a CDS encoding SDR family NAD(P)-dependent oxidoreductase, coding for MAKTIFITGASRGFGRIWAEAFLKRGDNVVAAVRNPETLTKLNKEFSSSLLVLKLDVTDRNESFEAIETAKKHFGSIDVLINNAGFGHIGAVEELKEQDVRTQFETNVLGSLWTIQAVLPIMRQQKSGHIIQLSSALGLNTVSLMGLYSATKFAVEGLTETLAGEVSGFGIKVTIVEPGGFSTDFFGTTSLALSESIPVYDGVRKDFYQHAGEQDSGNPAATAKALVKLVYSENPPLRLLLGKTAFPWVQHTYSERLKTWESWQDVSVAAHG
- a CDS encoding NADPH-dependent F420 reductase gives rise to the protein MKIGIIGTGAIGGTIAKKMAQAGHEVKVNNTDQADKLQTRAEELGVEAATLKNVVKDVDVIILSLPTIAIPTLPKDLLAGVPENVIVVDTSNYYPFRDADIEDIKNGKVESIWVSEQLGRPVVKAFNNLLAETLANGGKNSGAEDRIAMAVAGDDPQAKKVIAALVNDAGYDAVDSGRLSESWRHQPGTPAYCTELNEEELKQALSDGVKEAAPSLRDKAIADLSALPYYPSHPDVVQYNRGLFQKNPKLK